CGCCGCGGAAGGCGTCATCTTTTCACAGTACAAACAGTCCGACGTGCGCGATTACGACGTGACGGTCGTCTTCGAAGACGGCGTCCTCGAGGTCGACGTCTACCTCAACGCGCCCGCGGACGAGGAGGAGGAGG
The Natrinema salaciae genome window above contains:
- a CDS encoding DUF3194 domain-containing protein — protein: MPTDEPSDETVVQTASDAAEGVIFSQYKQSDVRDYDVTVVFEDGVLEVDVYLNAPADEEEEADPERVADDAALAARHAVDDLFAE